AAGATAGCTTTGATGCCAACTAGCTTGATCCATGATGACTACTGAGTGCTTACCTGGTGGTGTTGCTGATGAAATTAACGCTAAGTGTTTCTGCATCGCTTCCATATTGCTCAGCGGTGAAACTATTGCTTCTGTCTCTCCAGTATCCACACATACAGCACCAAATAAATATGCTGATTCAAACTGTTGCTGCTGAGCAGCTAGGGGACGATTACCTTTCTCCGCCCATATTTTTGTCGTTGTATTCCGTTGCCCAAATATAGCTTCATCCTGAAACCAAATTTGGACGTTACTTAATGGAATATGGCCTGGGCTCCTATTGATCGTTTCGATTAGGAATTTTTTTAAAAGCTTCTTGTGCTTCAAGTGACCACTACAGCCTCTGTCCATGCCTACGTCAAAAAGGCACTACCAGAATACGTTCCAAAAGGACAAGCGACCCACGTTTTAAGGCACACTTTTGCCACCTATTTCATGATGGGCGGTGGCGACATCTTGACCCTTCAACAAATCTTGGGCCACAAGAAGATAGAACAAACGATGGTCTACGCTCACTTTTCCCCAGAACATCTAGTCCAAGCTGTAAGCCTAAACCCACTAGAGAACTGATCGCCATAAAGTGGCGACAATATGGCGACAGCCGCCACAACAGACCGCTTTCAACCACTCTCAAACGTCAAACTGCTATTTCTTGAGAATCTTTAGATCAATAAGTTAGATGCAACCACCTGCAGCACCACCGGGTAAATAATCATTTAATTACAACAACTTAAACACAATTGAAATCAGATTTTCACAGATTAGATTGGAGAGTTTTTGTTTTGGCGGCGAGCAGGAAGAAAAAAGCCCCTTTTCCTTTGAGAGAACTGGGGCTTGTTACCAATCGAAGTCATGCGGAGATCAGAGAAATGAACACAATCACCGACTGGCCAAGTTGCCTTTGGTACCGTTTAAAACATTCGACAGGTGAGAGATGAGAGAGCCGATTGTTTTTAGTGCCATTGGCTGCTGCCTTGCAAGGCTACGACATTGGGTTGTCCACGTCTGTCCAACCCATGAAGTACAGAACTAAAAGTAAAACTATGTCGTTGAATTACCCTAGTAACTGCATTGCCGAGTTTGGCAACTGTTTTGCTTGGGCAAGTATTGACGTACCTGCCTGTTGCAAAATCTGCGATTTAGTCATCGCTGTAGTCTCTTTCGCCCAGTCGGTATCTTTGATACGACTGTTTGAAGCGTCTACGTTTTCCTGTACGTTAGCCAAGTTATTAATACTGTGGCTTAGGCGGTTTTGTTTTGCACCTAAGTCAGCTCGTTGGCTATCGATGTATTTCAGAGCTGAGTCGACAACACTGATAGCATTCTGTGAACCACCCACTGTGGTCAAATCAACATCTTGAACAGTGGTGTATTGTGCAGATGCATTGCTCAAGTCCAGATCTGTCGCCAAAGAACCACCAATGGTTAGGTCACCCTCTAGGTGAGGTTCTGCCATAAACACTTGCAGGCGGCCATCCTCAGTCACGGATGCGTTAATGCGATCTGACTGACCATTAATGTAAGTCGCAAGTTCTTCAATGTCGTCGCCCACCTTAGCTTGAATATCAAGGCTAATGACTTCGCCATCTTTAGTAGTAAAGTCTAAAGTCAGCTGATTTGAACCCGCCTGAACACCCCAGTCTTTGTCTTTAGCATTAACGGCTTGGAAGGTAGTACCTCCCATGCGAGGTTCGTCAGCACGGATACTGGTTAATGCCATTACCATAGCTTCACCAGAGTTAGCACCGATCTGGAATGCTGCGTCACCAAATGAGCCGTTCAACAGTCGACGACCACCAAAAGAGGTTGTCTCAGCGATACGGTTGATCTCATCTTGAAGCGCAACCGCTTCTTCATTGATTGCGCGGCGGTCAGCGTCTGAGTTAGCACCGTTAGCAGATTGGATGGCCAGGTCACGAAGACGTTGAAGTACGTTCGTCGCTTCGTTCATCGCACCTTCTGCTGTTTGAGCAATCGAGATACCATCATTGGCATTTCGCATTGCTACATCCAAGCCACGGGACTGAGCCGTTAGACGGTTGGAGATCTGAAGACCTGCAGCATCGTCTTTTGCGCTATTGATTCGGTGACCTGAAGACAAGCGTTCCATCGATGTATTCAGCTCATCCGTCGATTTGTTTAAGTAACGTTGTGCCGTCATTGCGGAAACGTTTGTGCTTACAGTTACAGCCATTGTTTGCTCTCCTATTGAGTTCGCAGTGCTTGCGAAGCGGTCAGCAATACTCTGATTGAAAAGCACTGACCGTTGTTACTATCGAAAGCTTTGCCGCTTTCAATCGCACCAAAGTTATTTCTATTAGACATCATTCAATATGTATGCCAACTTTTTACAAAACCGAACTCAAAAACTTCAAAGATTAATTTTTGTCCACTTTTACAGCAAGTTAGCTGAGCATTGGGACTAAATATTAGTAAGAATCAAACTACTATCCCTACCAGTTTATTCGGTTAACACCTTGCCGATTTCTCGGCGACTCTACTGCCATTTTAAAACGGCAAACTCATTCCTCTATTTTGACAAGCACTTATGGCATAGCACATAAGGCGTTTTGTCGGTATTAGATGTAGTTAAATAGAGTTAAATCTTTTACTTTGCCAAAAGCTTGCTGCGAAGCTTGAAGCGCCATAGAGTTTTCGTTGAACTCAATCACCGCTTCTGCGTAATCGAGATCTTCAAAATTACTTTTTGATTTCGCCATTGAAATCTTGAAATCTTCATGCTGCTGCTCTTGGATATCGAGCGTGCCCATCCTCGCACCGAGGTCAGTTCTGACTTTGTTCAAGTGGACAAAAGCATTGTGTAGCTCGGCAACCACTTGGTGTAACTCAGCTGTTGCTGAAGAATCTGCCACCGACGCTTTTGAATACTCAATCGCTTTGTTTAAGCTATCAAACATGTCAAAGGTACGCTTAGGCTCAAAAGAGATCTGATCTCCAGCAGTTATGCGCCCTTTGAACTGGAAGCTTTGCTGACCATATTGAATACCAGTGGCAGGGTTATATACATCTGCGTCAACGACACTGCCATCTTTCTCTAATTGGTAGCCTCTTGAGCCATCTGGCATCTCTACAAAAGTAACTCGATAGGTTGAGTTGTCGTTGAGATCGGTATTGGTTGCGCGCTCAACTAGCAATTCAGAAGCTTCTTGTAAGTTATAACTTGGATCGTAGTCCCCCATTGGGTTTCTAATTTCCATAAAAACTTTATTGCCAGGATCGTTGACTGGAATTTCCAACCCATTGGAAATCTTCATCATTCGCTGATAGGTATCACCGACGTAAGTCACATCATTGTTGTGATCTTTAAAAAACGGCTGATTTTTGGGCTTAGTTCCAGCAAATACATAGTTACCTGACTCATCTTGGGCATTTACCAAGTGAAGCAAGTTGGTCGACATCTCTTCAAGTACACGAGCGTTTGCTGCACGATCTTCGGCAGACAACGCACCATTGATCATCTCCATTACCGAGCGTTTCGCTTTGTCGGTATGCGATTCAGCACTATTGATCATCACTTCTTGGTGCTCGAGACGATTTCGAATCAACACAATCGAGTTCAAGAACTGATCGGTTTCTTCTGTTTGCTGTCTGATACTCTGAACATAGTGCGCCGCTAGCGGGTTATCCGCCGCCGTTTGCAACTTTTTACCTGACGCAAGCTGAGCCTGGTTGTGATGAATTTTGTTCTCTTGACGTCTCAGATCGTTTTGCACTGACTGATAGTGGTGAAAACTAGAGATTCGATTGGTAATCATTTAGTCCCCTCCTCTATCTCAGTTGTAAAATGGTGTTAAAGGTATCGTTCGCCGTCTGCATGATGCGTGACGATGCCATATAAGCTTGTTGGAACTTCATCATGTTGGCCGCTTCTTCATCAAGGTTAACCCCAGATATTGATGAGATTCGTTCCTTAGCCGCTTCATTTTCTATCGTAGCAATGTCGGCTTTTCGGATCGCCGTCGCAGACTGAAGGCCAACTTCTGTATTTAGATTTTGATACACACCCAACATGGTAGTGTTGCCATCATCTAAGGTTTTATCCGTGAGGATGTTCTGCATTTTTAGCAAGTTGCCGTTATCACCTTCTGAAGGGACAAGGTTTGCCGCAAACTTATCGTTCGCTTTTGCACCCGCTCCAAGTTCAAACTCAGTGCCATCGACAACCACAGTCCCAGTTGGCGGATAAGCGGCTGGCTGTTTCACAACTTGGCCATCCATGTTGAGTACCGCAAACTGATCGCCTGCCGGAGAAATCACGACTTGGAACTCTTTCAGATTACCTGCCTTCAAGACATTAAATTCCGCAGAACCCGTTACATTAGTGTATGAGCTTTGATAGCTTTGAGCCGCAATCGTGGTTGGGTCAGTCATCACAACTTTAATTTCAGCCGCTGAATTTTCTGTTGGTCGGATTAAGAAACGCTCACCTTCTTCTGGTGGTTCTTTAACGTCAATTCTCAAGCCATCAATCATAAAGCCATTATTAAATACGCTTTTGGATACCGTCTGAGTTTCACCGCCTGGCTTAGTTATGATGTAAGACGAGCCATCGTATCTCACCGAGTACTCACCCCCTTTAAGCTGGGATAAGTCATCAATTTCTACTGACATGTCGATTTTCGACCCAGTTTTAGCCACGATTCGTGAGCTGGCGATGTCCGGGTCATTAAGATCGGTAAACATTTTCTGACCGACGTTACCGTATAGATCTAGACCTTGGGACTGTAGCTCATTGACACGAATCGACATGGACACGGCAATGCGCCCCAGCTCGCTCATTACTGATGGCAAAATCTCATCTCGAGTTTCAAAGAACGAGCCAAGCTGGCCGTTTATATCTCGGTTACTCAGTGCTTTAAGTCCTTTACCTTCCACCATTGCTAGTTGCAACTGTTGTGGATCGGGGGACCCTTTTACCAGTCTTAGTTCACTGGCTTCAGTACCCGAAACTAAAGTATCGCCATTGCCGATATGTATATTGAACCCTTCATTATTGCTTCGAGTGGTAACGGTCACTTTGGTAAATTGAGAAAGCTCATTCACCAGCATTTCTTGTTTATCCATCAAGTCATTATGCGGGCCTGGGGTACGCATCATCAGACGGTTAATATCGCGCAGCTCAACCGCTATGGAGTTCATACGTTCTACGGCGTGATGGAGCTTCTGATTGATGTTGTCTTTTTCTTTGCGCACCACTTCATGGAAATGGTTGAGGTTTTGGGTGATCAATTGAGATTTCTCAAGCAACACCTTCCTCGCACCAACATCATTAGGCGAGTCCGACAGGGTCTTAAGCGTATCGAACCATTCGTTGATATTTTCTGGAATTTTGCGTGAGGCCACCGACGAGAGCATGTTGGTTAAGTTGTCTAAACTCAGCTCTTTGTCTTTTTTGTTGTATAGCTCTGTAGTTGTTAAATTGAGCTCTTTGACGGCAAACTGATCCCAGGAGCGGCGAACATTTTCCACATGTACGCCCATGCCATAGGTCTGGCCACCAAATTGTTTTGGGGCATTTGTCCCTTGCAGCACAGATTGACGGCTATAACCCTCGGTGTTCACATTTGAAATGTTGTGACCAGTGGTATTTAGTTGCCGCTGCGCTGTCAAGACACTTTGTGTACCTACATTAAGTAGATCCGATGACATATCGCCCCCAAAAAAGAGTAACTTACAAACAAAACGGCAGGGTTAATGTTGCCGTTATTGTAGTTAAAGCAATATGTGTGCCAGAGTTTGGTAAACGGTTATCGGACGCGGTGCTAACGGGAAAGGGTTGAAGGGTTGAAGGGTTGAAGGGTTGAAGGGTTGAAGGGTTGATAATAAACAAAACCGAAGTAGTGGCTACTTCGGTTTACATTTATTTTACCATATCATCAACTTGCGCCTTAACCCTTAGAATCTTATCGGCATAGGTTGGGTCAGTTGCGTAACCGGCCTTGTGGATGCCTCGGATAAATTCTTCGGTATTACCATTATGTTGGAGCGCTGTTTGGTAACGTGGGTTTTCATTTAGGAAACGTACGTAATCATCAAAGCTTTCTTGGTAAGAGCCGTAAGAGCGGAAGGCCGCTTTTTCGTTCACTGGCGTATTACCATAATACTCTAACGTTTGAGTAGAAATGCGATCGCCTTGCCAGCGTCGGTCAGCTTTGATGTTAAATAAGTTATTACTGTTTGCCGCAGCATTTTGAACCGTTTTCTTACCCCAGCCAGTTTCAAGAGCAGCTTGAGCAAGTAGTACCGAAGAGTCCACACCCAGTGCTTTCGCTGCTTTGTCTGCGTACGGTTTAAGCGACTCAACAAAATGCTGTGGAGATTCAAAGCGAGAGGGTTCATTAACATCTACTCGCTCAGTTCGAGCGATTGGCTTATTCACTGGAACACGATTAATCGTATCTAGGGTTGCTGAACGTGAAGCGAGTTCAGATTGGTCTTCCCCAGCACCTGCAGAAAGCTGAGCAACAATCATGTCAGCCAGGCCAAGAGAACCTGAAGAACTTAGCTCACTCGACATTTGCTCATCAAGCATCTGGCGATAAAAGTCCTGATTCTGGCTTTTCATCATGTCTGATTCGAAATGCGAGTTCGCATCGCGCATCGACTTAAAAAGCATGGTGGTAAAGATAGACTCAAACTGCCTTGCCGCCGCCGTCAACGCCGCCTTTTCATCTTTGTCACCGCTTACCGCATCTTTTCTCAGTTTATCTAAGCTACTGATGTCGTGAATAAATCCGATATCGTTAGGGTTATTAACCATTGTCTTTCCCCTTAGATAACGATCAACTGGCCTTCAATCGCACCCGCTTGTTTGAGTGCTTGAAGGATAGCCATCAAATCGGATGGTGCCGCACCAACTTCGTTAACCGCTCTTACCAAGTCATCCAAAGTTAAGCCCGGCTCAAATTTGAACATTTTTCCTGAGCCTTCAGAGACCTCGATGTTTGAATCTGGCACAACTGCAGTCTGTCCACCAGCAAAGGCGTTTGGTTGGCTAACATTGAGGTTTTCTTTAATCGCTACTGTCATGCCACCATGAGTGACTGCCGCTGGCTTAAGTCGCACATGCTTGCCGACCACAATGGTCCCAGTGCGAGAGTTAACGATAATTTTAGCTGCGCCATCAGCTGGGTTAAATTCAACATTTTCAACCGCAGACAGGAAGGCTACTCGTTGGCTCACGTCACGTGGTGCACGCACTTTCACCGAGGCTGCATCAACCGCTTGCGCCATTTGAGGCCCAAGGAAGTTATTGATAGCATCCGCCATTCGTTGAGCCGTTGTGAAGTCTGACTCTAGCAGGTTAAAAGTGATGTAGTCGCCACGGCTAAATGGTGTTGGTACTTCTCGCTCAACCATACCACCGCCAGAAATAAGACCTACGGTTGGGTTGTTACCTACAATTTTTGAACCATCTGCACCGGTTGCGCTAAATCCACTCACAACCAGGTTGCCTTGAGCAACCGCATAAACTTCACCATCTAAACCTTTAAGGAAGGTTTGCAGCAAAGTACCACCACGAATGCTCTTTGCGCTGCCGATAGAAGAGACTGTTACGTCAACAGCCTGACCTTGCTTTGAGAAAGCTGGCAGTTCTGCGGTAACGATAACCGCCGCCACGTTCTTGGTTTTAGGTTTAGTGCCCGGTGGCAATTGAATGCCGAAGTTTTGTAGCATGGCATTAAAGCTTTGATCGGTGAAAGGTGTTGACTCACCTGTACCCGGCAAAC
This portion of the Vibrio sp. SCSIO 43136 genome encodes:
- the flgL gene encoding flagellar hook-associated protein FlgL → MTNRISSFHHYQSVQNDLRRQENKIHHNQAQLASGKKLQTAADNPLAAHYVQSIRQQTEETDQFLNSIVLIRNRLEHQEVMINSAESHTDKAKRSVMEMINGALSAEDRAANARVLEEMSTNLLHLVNAQDESGNYVFAGTKPKNQPFFKDHNNDVTYVGDTYQRMMKISNGLEIPVNDPGNKVFMEIRNPMGDYDPSYNLQEASELLVERATNTDLNDNSTYRVTFVEMPDGSRGYQLEKDGSVVDADVYNPATGIQYGQQSFQFKGRITAGDQISFEPKRTFDMFDSLNKAIEYSKASVADSSATAELHQVVAELHNAFVHLNKVRTDLGARMGTLDIQEQQHEDFKISMAKSKSNFEDLDYAEAVIEFNENSMALQASQQAFGKVKDLTLFNYI
- a CDS encoding flagellin, encoding MAVTVSTNVSAMTAQRYLNKSTDELNTSMERLSSGHRINSAKDDAAGLQISNRLTAQSRGLDVAMRNANDGISIAQTAEGAMNEATNVLQRLRDLAIQSANGANSDADRRAINEEAVALQDEINRIAETTSFGGRRLLNGSFGDAAFQIGANSGEAMVMALTSIRADEPRMGGTTFQAVNAKDKDWGVQAGSNQLTLDFTTKDGEVISLDIQAKVGDDIEELATYINGQSDRINASVTEDGRLQVFMAEPHLEGDLTIGGSLATDLDLSNASAQYTTVQDVDLTTVGGSQNAISVVDSALKYIDSQRADLGAKQNRLSHSINNLANVQENVDASNSRIKDTDWAKETTAMTKSQILQQAGTSILAQAKQLPNSAMQLLG
- a CDS encoding flagellar basal body P-ring protein FlgI; this encodes MNKWVTLIISALLLSISSAHAARVKDISQVAGVRSNQLVGYGLVTGLPGTGESTPFTDQSFNAMLQNFGIQLPPGTKPKTKNVAAVIVTAELPAFSKQGQAVDVTVSSIGSAKSIRGGTLLQTFLKGLDGEVYAVAQGNLVVSGFSATGADGSKIVGNNPTVGLISGGGMVEREVPTPFSRGDYITFNLLESDFTTAQRMADAINNFLGPQMAQAVDAASVKVRAPRDVSQRVAFLSAVENVEFNPADGAAKIIVNSRTGTIVVGKHVRLKPAAVTHGGMTVAIKENLNVSQPNAFAGGQTAVVPDSNIEVSEGSGKMFKFEPGLTLDDLVRAVNEVGAAPSDLMAILQALKQAGAIEGQLIVI
- the flgJ gene encoding flagellar assembly peptidoglycan hydrolase FlgJ — its product is MVNNPNDIGFIHDISSLDKLRKDAVSGDKDEKAALTAAARQFESIFTTMLFKSMRDANSHFESDMMKSQNQDFYRQMLDEQMSSELSSSGSLGLADMIVAQLSAGAGEDQSELASRSATLDTINRVPVNKPIARTERVDVNEPSRFESPQHFVESLKPYADKAAKALGVDSSVLLAQAALETGWGKKTVQNAAANSNNLFNIKADRRWQGDRISTQTLEYYGNTPVNEKAAFRSYGSYQESFDDYVRFLNENPRYQTALQHNGNTEEFIRGIHKAGYATDPTYADKILRVKAQVDDMVK
- the flgK gene encoding flagellar hook-associated protein FlgK, with protein sequence MSSDLLNVGTQSVLTAQRQLNTTGHNISNVNTEGYSRQSVLQGTNAPKQFGGQTYGMGVHVENVRRSWDQFAVKELNLTTTELYNKKDKELSLDNLTNMLSSVASRKIPENINEWFDTLKTLSDSPNDVGARKVLLEKSQLITQNLNHFHEVVRKEKDNINQKLHHAVERMNSIAVELRDINRLMMRTPGPHNDLMDKQEMLVNELSQFTKVTVTTRSNNEGFNIHIGNGDTLVSGTEASELRLVKGSPDPQQLQLAMVEGKGLKALSNRDINGQLGSFFETRDEILPSVMSELGRIAVSMSIRVNELQSQGLDLYGNVGQKMFTDLNDPDIASSRIVAKTGSKIDMSVEIDDLSQLKGGEYSVRYDGSSYIITKPGGETQTVSKSVFNNGFMIDGLRIDVKEPPEEGERFLIRPTENSAAEIKVVMTDPTTIAAQSYQSSYTNVTGSAEFNVLKAGNLKEFQVVISPAGDQFAVLNMDGQVVKQPAAYPPTGTVVVDGTEFELGAGAKANDKFAANLVPSEGDNGNLLKMQNILTDKTLDDGNTTMLGVYQNLNTEVGLQSATAIRKADIATIENEAAKERISSISGVNLDEEAANMMKFQQAYMASSRIMQTANDTFNTILQLR